From one Paracoccus pantotrophus genomic stretch:
- a CDS encoding I78 family peptidase inhibitor → MKPNLIAAAMLSVAAMTLAACEEGAQQAEAAPGVCRPDVAEALAGRDRLTDAQAMELTGATIVRQIQPGQGVTMDYRQERVTVETDPGTGKILRASCG, encoded by the coding sequence ATGAAACCGAACTTGATCGCCGCCGCCATGCTGTCCGTGGCCGCCATGACCCTCGCCGCCTGCGAAGAGGGAGCGCAGCAGGCCGAGGCGGCGCCGGGAGTCTGCCGCCCGGATGTCGCCGAGGCCCTGGCGGGGAGGGACCGGCTGACCGACGCTCAGGCCATGGAACTGACCGGTGCCACCATTGTGCGGCAGATCCAGCCCGGTCAGGGCGTGACGATGGATTATCGCCAGGAGCGGGTGACGGTGGAAACCGATCCGGGGACCGGCAAGATTCTTCGCGCCAGCTGCGGCTAG
- a CDS encoding dioxygenase family protein → MTHHYHEQNHAHDAGFAEDLTRMLGRRRVLALLGGLGVGLAAAPASALECVALPWETAGPYPGDGSNSKAGRIVNVLTQEGVIREDLRASFGGFSGTADGLRLDLELTLQDAAGCTPLIGHALYIWGCDATGNYSLYDIPEANYLRGVGISDADGPVRFTTIFPGCYDGRWPHIHFEVFASAAAAVRGKASLLTAQIVLPETDCAAVYAADARYSNGSRNLGRITLASDNVFRDNSEAEIRQQTLTLSGDPSRGYVGRLTIPVDLSADRGAGMEPPAGGDRRGPSPGDG, encoded by the coding sequence GTGACCCATCATTACCATGAACAGAACCACGCCCATGATGCCGGTTTCGCCGAGGATCTGACCAGGATGCTTGGTCGCCGCCGGGTTCTGGCGCTGCTCGGCGGGCTGGGGGTGGGGCTTGCCGCCGCGCCGGCTTCGGCGCTGGAATGCGTGGCGCTGCCCTGGGAAACCGCCGGGCCCTATCCGGGGGACGGCTCGAACTCTAAGGCGGGCCGCATCGTCAATGTGCTGACCCAGGAGGGCGTGATCCGCGAGGATCTGCGCGCCTCTTTCGGCGGCTTTTCCGGCACGGCGGATGGTCTGCGGCTGGACCTGGAACTGACCTTGCAGGATGCCGCTGGCTGCACGCCGCTGATCGGTCATGCGCTCTATATCTGGGGCTGCGATGCGACGGGGAATTATTCGCTCTACGATATTCCCGAGGCCAACTACCTGCGCGGCGTCGGCATCAGCGATGCCGATGGCCCGGTGCGCTTCACCACGATCTTCCCCGGCTGCTATGACGGGCGCTGGCCGCATATCCACTTTGAGGTCTTCGCAAGCGCCGCAGCCGCGGTCCGTGGCAAGGCTTCCCTTCTGACCGCACAGATCGTCCTGCCCGAAACCGACTGTGCCGCAGTCTATGCGGCGGATGCGCGCTATTCCAACGGCAGCCGCAACCTCGGCCGCATCACGCTGGCCAGCGACAACGTCTTTCGTGACAACAGCGAGGCCGAGATCCGGCAACAGACGCTGACGCTGAGCGGCGATCCGTCGCGCGGCTATGTCGGAAGGCTGACGATTCCGGTCGATCTCTCGGCCGATCGCGGCGCGGGAATGGAGCCGCCCGCGGGCGGCGATCGCAGGGGGCCGTCGCCTGGGGACGGATAG